A single genomic interval of Ramlibacter sp. harbors:
- a CDS encoding dienelactone hydrolase family protein: MLRDDLKAEFDSLLPGESSASGATRRTALKAALGVGYAAAAAPIMAQSAIKTPVDGLTAGEITIDVNGFKMPAYRSAPAGKTGLPVVLVIQEIFGVHEHIADVTRRFARAGYMAIAPELYARQGDPGSYNEIGKLMSEVVAKVPDEQVMGDLDATVKWAAANGGDAGHLGITGFCWGGRITWLYTAHNPQVKAGVAWYGRLVGNNTPLTPRHPVDIAAGLHGPVLGLYGGADPGIPLDTVDKMKAALATGNAAAKASEFVVYPDTPHAFNADYRASYRQGPAQDGWKRALDWFKAHGVA; this comes from the coding sequence ATGCTGCGTGACGATCTCAAAGCCGAATTCGACTCCCTGCTGCCCGGCGAATCCAGCGCCTCGGGCGCCACACGCCGCACCGCGCTCAAGGCCGCGCTGGGGGTGGGCTATGCGGCGGCCGCCGCGCCCATCATGGCGCAGTCCGCCATCAAGACGCCGGTGGACGGACTGACCGCGGGCGAGATCACCATCGACGTCAACGGGTTCAAGATGCCGGCCTACCGCAGCGCGCCCGCGGGCAAGACGGGCCTGCCCGTGGTGCTGGTGATCCAGGAAATCTTTGGCGTGCACGAGCACATTGCCGATGTGACGCGGCGTTTCGCCAGGGCCGGCTACATGGCCATCGCGCCCGAACTGTATGCACGCCAGGGCGACCCGGGCAGCTACAACGAGATCGGCAAGCTGATGTCCGAGGTGGTGGCCAAGGTGCCTGACGAACAGGTCATGGGCGACCTGGACGCCACCGTGAAATGGGCCGCCGCCAATGGCGGCGATGCGGGCCACTTGGGCATCACGGGCTTTTGCTGGGGCGGGCGCATCACCTGGCTGTACACGGCGCACAACCCGCAGGTCAAGGCCGGCGTGGCCTGGTATGGACGCCTGGTGGGCAACAACACGCCGCTCACGCCCAGGCACCCGGTGGACATCGCGGCCGGCCTCCATGGCCCGGTGCTGGGCCTGTATGGCGGTGCCGACCCCGGCATTCCCCTTGACACGGTTGATAAGATGAAAGCGGCTCTGGCCACCGGCAACGCGGCGGCCAAGGCCTCTGAGTTTGTGGTGTACCCTGACACCCCCCATGCCTTCAACGCCGACTACCGCGCCAGCTACCGCCAGGGACCGGCGCAAGATGGCTGGAAGCGGGCCCTGGACTGGTTCAAGGCCCATGGCGTGGCTTGA
- a CDS encoding DUF4019 domain-containing protein, with protein MNSTRFALPLVALALVSATASAQLKVPRTGAPSSAATLAAPAPAGATAEAATAPAAPADDHAADKTAAETAALGWLLLLDRRDWGTAWEAATQVFRTQVPIGTWMDAIPQVRDPLGALVERAPQEAIYKTTMPGRPDGHYVTVLFVSQFANKPDVQEVVTTVQGPDGKWRVTGYSPR; from the coding sequence ATGAACTCAACCCGTTTCGCCCTGCCCCTGGTGGCACTGGCCCTTGTGTCGGCCACCGCCAGCGCCCAGCTCAAGGTACCGCGCACCGGCGCGCCCTCTTCCGCCGCGACCCTGGCCGCGCCGGCGCCCGCCGGGGCCACGGCCGAAGCCGCCACCGCGCCCGCCGCGCCGGCCGATGACCATGCGGCCGACAAGACCGCCGCCGAGACCGCCGCGCTGGGCTGGCTGCTGCTGCTGGACCGGCGCGACTGGGGCACGGCCTGGGAAGCCGCCACCCAGGTGTTCCGCACCCAGGTGCCGATTGGCACCTGGATGGACGCGATCCCCCAGGTTCGCGACCCGCTGGGTGCTCTGGTCGAGCGCGCACCGCAGGAAGCCATCTACAAGACCACCATGCCGGGCCGCCCCGACGGCCACTATGTGACCGTGCTGTTCGTGAGCCAGTTCGCCAACAAGCCCGACGTGCAGGAAGTGGTCACCACGGTGCAGGGGCCTGACGGCAAGTGGCGCGTGACGGGCTACAGCCCGCGCTGA
- a CDS encoding sulfurtransferase, giving the protein MYTTLISAEQLQALRASGAPLMVFDCSFDLMNPAAGEAQYHQAHIPGAVYAHLDTALSDKGTPDASGKVVPPPGTASGGRHPLPSREKFAIWLSSVGFDNTMQAVVYDRQGANYCGRLWWMLKWAGHDAVAVLDGGLQAWQAAGGEVTDRAEPAHFQSNFALGPALRQLATAATVLDHLGGGRQTVIDARPGPRFRGEVEPLDPVAGHVPGALNRPFQSNIGPDGRFKPADQLRAEFEQLLAGRDPSTVVHHCGSGVSAVPNVIAMELAGLGQAALFAGSWSEWCADPARPVEKG; this is encoded by the coding sequence ATGTACACCACGCTCATTTCTGCTGAACAGTTGCAGGCGCTACGCGCCAGCGGCGCGCCGCTGATGGTCTTTGACTGCAGCTTCGACCTCATGAACCCGGCGGCCGGCGAGGCGCAATACCACCAGGCCCACATTCCCGGCGCGGTCTACGCCCACCTGGACACCGCGCTCAGCGACAAGGGCACGCCCGACGCCAGCGGCAAGGTCGTGCCGCCGCCCGGTACCGCCTCGGGCGGGCGCCATCCCCTGCCCAGCCGCGAGAAGTTCGCGATCTGGCTGTCCAGCGTGGGCTTTGACAACACCATGCAGGCCGTGGTCTACGACCGCCAGGGCGCCAATTACTGCGGCCGGCTGTGGTGGATGCTCAAGTGGGCCGGCCATGACGCCGTGGCGGTGCTCGACGGCGGGCTGCAGGCCTGGCAGGCCGCGGGCGGCGAGGTCACCGACCGTGCCGAACCCGCGCATTTCCAGTCCAACTTCGCGCTCGGGCCCGCGCTGCGGCAACTGGCCACCGCCGCCACCGTGCTCGACCATCTGGGCGGCGGCCGCCAGACCGTGATCGACGCGCGCCCCGGGCCGCGCTTTCGCGGTGAGGTCGAGCCCCTGGACCCGGTGGCGGGTCATGTTCCGGGCGCGCTGAACCGGCCCTTCCAGAGCAACATCGGCCCCGACGGCCGCTTCAAGCCCGCCGACCAGCTGCGTGCCGAATTTGAACAACTGCTCGCGGGCCGCGACCCGTCCACCGTGGTCCACCATTGCGGCAGCGGCGTCAGCGCCGTGCCCAACGTGATCGCCATGGAACTGGCCGGGCTGGGGCAGGCCGCGCTGTTTGCGGGCAGCTGGAGCGAGTGGTGCGCCGACCCCGCTCGCCCGGTCGAAAAGGGCTGA
- a CDS encoding ZIP family metal transporter, whose translation MTLIAIVIATLAAGIGSVWLAAGLMSLGALARPATAGEGGAAQHLLSLAAGALLATAFMHLLPEAFESPAGAQVLFATLLVGLVFFFLLDKAELWHHGHEHHHGPADPSGHAAHPHHGHDHGHSHSHSHSHDHGHATPGGGSWAVLTGDSVHCFGDGILIASAFIADLRLGLVAALAVLAHEVPHHMGDLVVLRQSSRNRRMALVKVSLAGAVTTLGGVTGYFLVEQLHDQLPYFLVVASSSFIYVALADLIPQLQRRLSARETAGQVAWLLVGIALVTGVSTLAHSH comes from the coding sequence ATGACATTGATAGCAATTGTGATTGCCACGCTGGCTGCCGGCATCGGCAGCGTCTGGCTGGCCGCGGGCCTGATGTCGCTGGGGGCGCTGGCCCGTCCGGCCACCGCTGGCGAGGGCGGCGCGGCCCAGCACCTGCTGAGCCTGGCGGCGGGCGCCCTGTTGGCCACGGCCTTCATGCACCTGCTGCCCGAGGCGTTCGAGTCGCCCGCCGGTGCCCAGGTGCTGTTTGCCACCCTGCTCGTGGGCCTGGTGTTCTTTTTCCTGCTCGACAAGGCCGAGCTGTGGCACCACGGCCATGAACACCACCATGGGCCGGCGGACCCGTCGGGCCATGCGGCCCACCCGCATCACGGGCATGACCATGGCCACAGCCACAGCCACAGCCACAGCCACGACCACGGCCATGCCACGCCGGGGGGGGGCAGCTGGGCGGTGCTGACGGGCGACAGCGTGCACTGCTTTGGCGACGGCATCCTGATCGCTTCGGCTTTCATCGCCGACCTGCGGCTGGGGCTGGTGGCGGCGCTGGCCGTGCTGGCCCACGAGGTGCCGCACCACATGGGCGATCTGGTGGTGCTGCGCCAGTCCAGCCGCAACCGGCGCATGGCACTGGTCAAGGTGTCACTGGCGGGTGCCGTGACCACGCTGGGGGGCGTGACCGGCTATTTCCTGGTGGAGCAGCTGCACGACCAGCTGCCGTACTTCCTGGTGGTGGCCAGCAGCAGCTTCATCTATGTGGCGCTGGCCGACCTGATTCCCCAGTTGCAGCGGCGCCTGAGCGCGCGCGAGACCGCGGGCCAGGTGGCCTGGCTGCTGGTGGGCATCGCACTGGTCACCGGTGTGAGCACGCTGGCCCACAGCCACTGA